A region of Candidatus Methylomirabilota bacterium DNA encodes the following proteins:
- a CDS encoding alpha-L-arabinofuranosidase C-terminal domain-containing protein: MARIGIDLSRRIGHVDRRIFGNFIEHLGRCIYGGVFDEGSPLSNANGYRLDVLDAVRPLRVPVLRWPGGNFVSGYHWLDGVGPVADRPRRSELAWYAEESNRFGTNEFIEYCRVIGAEPYICVNMGTGTMDEAQSWVEYCNGTGNTSWANLRRAHGYPEPHRVRYWGLGNEMYGGWQIGSLSAEDYVKKARTLALVMKRTDPTIELIGCGHNGWSDWDAVVLEGLAPIIDYHSIHLYTGHPDHYTTVFQSHQAERAVRICEALIERVRHAQRIAHPIHIAFDEWNVWYRTRSHEDRVGGVEERYNLSDALAVATYLNGFIRHCRTVRLANFAQLVNAIAPIFTNAGGLFLQTIYHPLRLYAEHTLETALDVHVDCPTYDLPPGREDEGDGRVHHVADLGPFAMLDASATCDVAAGTLTLAVVNRDRDRRHAAMIDLAGAEVSGAVQVSEVNGPDVTAMNSFEHPDAVGARERRLEPRDGKLEYDFPAHSLSVLRMRLRS; the protein is encoded by the coding sequence ATGGCGCGGATCGGCATCGACCTCAGTCGTCGCATCGGACACGTTGACCGGCGCATCTTCGGCAACTTCATCGAGCACCTCGGCCGCTGCATCTACGGGGGCGTCTTCGACGAGGGCTCGCCGCTCAGCAATGCGAACGGCTACCGCCTCGATGTCCTCGACGCGGTCCGTCCGCTCCGCGTGCCCGTCCTCCGCTGGCCCGGTGGGAACTTCGTCAGCGGCTATCACTGGCTCGACGGCGTCGGGCCCGTCGCCGACCGCCCGCGCCGCAGCGAGCTGGCCTGGTACGCCGAGGAGTCGAACCGCTTCGGCACGAACGAGTTCATCGAGTACTGCCGCGTCATCGGCGCCGAGCCGTACATCTGCGTGAACATGGGCACGGGCACCATGGACGAGGCGCAGTCCTGGGTGGAGTACTGCAACGGCACGGGCAACACGTCGTGGGCGAACCTGCGCCGGGCGCACGGCTATCCCGAGCCCCACCGCGTGCGCTACTGGGGCCTCGGCAACGAGATGTACGGGGGCTGGCAGATCGGGAGCCTCAGCGCCGAGGACTACGTGAAGAAAGCGCGCACCCTGGCGCTCGTCATGAAGCGCACGGATCCCACGATCGAGCTGATCGGCTGCGGCCACAATGGATGGAGCGACTGGGACGCGGTGGTGCTCGAGGGCCTGGCGCCGATCATCGACTACCACAGCATCCACCTCTACACGGGCCACCCCGATCACTACACGACGGTCTTCCAGTCGCACCAGGCCGAGCGGGCGGTCCGGATCTGCGAAGCGCTCATCGAGCGGGTCCGTCACGCCCAGCGCATCGCGCATCCGATCCACATCGCGTTCGACGAATGGAATGTCTGGTACCGCACGCGGAGCCACGAGGATCGGGTCGGCGGCGTCGAAGAGCGCTACAACCTCTCGGACGCCCTGGCGGTGGCGACATACCTGAACGGATTCATCCGGCATTGTCGTACCGTTCGGCTCGCCAACTTCGCCCAGCTCGTCAACGCGATCGCCCCGATCTTCACGAACGCGGGGGGGCTCTTCCTGCAGACCATCTACCATCCGCTGCGGCTGTACGCCGAGCACACGCTCGAGACGGCCCTCGACGTCCACGTGGACTGCCCGACCTACGATCTGCCGCCCGGGCGGGAGGACGAGGGGGACGGACGCGTGCACCACGTGGCCGATCTCGGCCCATTCGCGATGCTGGACGCCTCAGCGACCTGCGACGTCGCCGCCGGCACGCTCACGCTTGCCGTCGTCAATCGCGACCGGGATCGCAGGCATGCGGCGATGATCGATCTTGCGGGCGCGGAGGTCAGCGGAGCCGTCCAGGTGTCGGAGGTCAACGGTCCCGACGTGACCGCGATGAACTCCTTCGAGCACCCCGATGCGGTCGGCGCCCGCGAGCGCCGGCTGGAGCCTCGCGACGGCAAGCTCGAGTACGACTTCCCCGCCCATTCGCTCAGCGTCCTGCGGATGCGGCTCCGGTCATAG
- a CDS encoding alpha/beta fold hydrolase — MRALVSIVAVASLLAGPGLAPPARGAELSPPILFVHGNGDNAALWITTVWRFESNGYDPARLFAIDFTHPSARTDDTKPQENRSSADDALRELAAKVAEILARTGQKQVVLIGSSRGGNAIRNYVKFGGGAPNVSHAILGGSPNHGTQATNPNLNNEFHGAGSFLTRLNTPDEVVAGVRFMTIRSDSNDKYAQPEGRFVGMPGQPTGVTFAGPELRGATNAVLSGLDHREVAFHRLAFNTMFAFITGAEPKTLDPVPQVAPVLDGLVSGFAGGTPTNVPMLGATVEVYEVDPASGVRRGGEPAHRKTIGADGHWGPFRGRSDAYYEFVLTAEGYPTTHIYRTPFPRSSRYVHVRPRLPADKERGAGALVTLTRPRGYLGHGRDTFVLDGKVPAGVNEGVPGTSEATQRFEPGPSRGVPVGLNAESMTVRTYPLEQGHVTVAEFHY; from the coding sequence ATGCGCGCCTTGGTCTCCATCGTGGCCGTCGCCTCTCTTCTCGCCGGCCCCGGCTTGGCGCCGCCCGCGCGCGGCGCGGAGCTGTCGCCGCCGATTCTCTTCGTGCACGGCAACGGCGACAACGCGGCGCTCTGGATCACCACCGTGTGGCGCTTCGAGTCGAACGGCTACGACCCCGCGCGGCTGTTCGCCATCGACTTCACGCATCCGAGCGCGCGTACCGACGACACGAAGCCACAGGAGAACCGCAGCAGCGCCGACGACGCGCTCCGCGAGCTGGCCGCGAAGGTGGCCGAGATCCTGGCGCGCACGGGGCAGAAGCAGGTGGTGCTCATTGGCAGCTCGCGTGGCGGCAACGCCATCCGCAACTACGTCAAGTTCGGCGGCGGCGCGCCCAACGTCTCCCACGCCATCCTCGGCGGCTCTCCGAATCACGGCACCCAGGCGACCAACCCGAACCTCAACAACGAGTTCCACGGCGCTGGGTCATTCCTCACGCGGCTCAATACTCCGGACGAAGTCGTCGCCGGCGTCCGCTTCATGACCATCCGCAGCGACAGCAACGACAAGTACGCCCAGCCGGAGGGCCGGTTCGTCGGGATGCCAGGCCAGCCGACGGGCGTGACGTTCGCGGGGCCCGAGCTCCGCGGGGCCACGAATGCCGTGCTTTCCGGACTCGATCACCGAGAGGTCGCCTTCCACCGCCTCGCCTTCAACACGATGTTCGCGTTCATCACCGGCGCCGAGCCCAAGACGCTCGATCCGGTCCCGCAGGTGGCGCCCGTTCTGGACGGCCTGGTGAGTGGCTTCGCGGGCGGCACGCCGACGAACGTGCCGATGCTGGGCGCGACGGTGGAGGTCTACGAGGTGGATCCCGCGTCAGGAGTGCGGCGCGGCGGCGAACCGGCGCACCGCAAGACGATCGGCGCCGACGGCCACTGGGGCCCCTTCCGCGGCCGGTCCGACGCCTACTACGAGTTCGTCCTGACCGCCGAGGGCTACCCGACCACGCACATCTATCGCACCCCGTTCCCACGCTCGAGCCGCTACGTCCACGTGCGCCCGCGACTGCCGGCGGACAAGGAGCGCGGGGCCGGCGCGCTCGTGACGCTGACGCGGCCGCGCGGCTATCTTGGCCACGGCCGCGACACCTTCGTGCTCGACGGTAAGGTCCCGGCGGGTGTGAACGAAGGCGTGCCGGGAACGTCGGAAGCCACGCAGCGCTTCGAGCCCGGCCCATCGCGCGGCGTCCCCGTCGGGCTGAACGCCGAGTCGATGACGGTGCGGACGTACCCGCTCGAACAGGGTCACGTCACCGTGGCGGAGTTTCACTACTAG